The Diceros bicornis minor isolate mBicDic1 chromosome 28, mDicBic1.mat.cur, whole genome shotgun sequence genomic sequence CATCTCAGGTGAGTTTCCGTCTCCCCCAGAAACCCCTCCCCAGCAGGGCTGGAgggccctctctgctcccacgaCCCATCTCCCCCATTAGGATGCTGAGCACTTGGTGTTGTCATTGTCTGTTGTCCTGCTGTCCCCCCAACTCTGTTGCTGCCCCTGCGCCCAGCACAGTGTCCGCAGAGGTACCGCCCGGGGGAACGAACAATGGCGCGGTGCATGAAGGGCTCAGCGTCTCTGTGGCTCAGAGGGGCTGCCCCTTCATCCAGGTCCCAGGTTTACGTGGCCCCCTGGGAGTTGGATGCACTCCTCACCCGGAGCCCAGCTGGGCACTTTGCCCTCTCAGCCCCTCTGTCCCCAGggtggaaaatattaaaatataaaacacacactGGGTCTGCTCCTCTGGCCTTAGCACATCTCAGCTCAGGGACGGTGGGCAGGTAacctctcctctctgagccttacttCCCTCATCAAAAAACAGAAATGCCTCCCTCCTGGGATCAGTTTAAGGATCCAGTGAAAAAAACTGTAAGCACCGCGCCCAGCCCATGCTCAGCAAGCGCCAGGCACTCCATACAGGATGGCGCCCCTCCTGTTTCCAGCGGAGCAGCTGTGGCCCAAGAACGGAGGCTCATCTCACCACCAGGGGGCAGTGTTATCCACTCTCAGCTCTGAGCCTGGCAGGGAAGGGGCTGACCCGGATTTCCAGTGAGGCCTGGGGTCCCGAGCCTCCAGGGAGGCCCCCACTCTGCAGGCCCCTCAGTCTGTGGGGACAGAAGTTCAGGGGCTGCAGGGTGGTGGGAGCGGGACATGCCCAGGGATGAGGGGGGCTTCCCCAGATCCTGGAGATAAGGGGGCAGTGCTGGGATGGCGTTTAGGGAAAGTGAGGCAGTGGAGTACAGTGGTTAGAACAGGGCCTTGGACGCTAAGAGGCCGGGCCAGAGCTGACCCTGCACTTCAGGGTGTCCGCCCCCTGGAGCCGCAGTGTCCTGGGCTGCAACAATAGAGCCGAGAGACCCTCTTACTGGCCCACAGCAGGAGACAGGAGGGTGTGAGAGCAGCCTGCTTGCTGTGGCCTTACCACCCCAGTCAGGGTGTGTTCGTGTGTTTGCCAGAGACTGTGGCCAGTGACGCACTAGCAAAAACGTCCAGTGAGCTGGCGCTCAGGCCGGCGTGGGCGACGGTGGACACCAGGAACCAGCAGCCAGGAGGCCGCGGGGTGGTGGGCCGAGCTGGTCAGACTCTCCACTTAATGATTAAAGCCACACGTCTTAGAACAGGAGTGTAGAGACACACAGATTCCCCACGTTTGGGGGGGGGCATACTCGCGGTTTTCAAACCCTGCAGATACTGAAGGATCCATAAGTTCCTTTTAGTAGTTGGTCCTTCAAGGCCCATTGTCCTTGATTTACAGCCCTCAGTAGCGACTAAAACCTCGGGGAAGAGAAGGCCGACTTCACTGTGGGCCCCTCCCACCCGCACCTGCGCGGAGGAGAGAAGAGTCCATGGAGCACAGGGCACAGAATGTAACCCCCAACCCTCACGAAACTCCCACCAAAAAAGAAATCGCAGTCACACCCTGTGCATCCTGGGCCTGCCTCCAGAGGGGTCTGGCAGTGGCTCCCAGGCCCGGCCATTGCTGGGACTCACcgggagcttttaaaaaaggcAGATGCCCAGGCCCCCTCTAAACCAGCCGaaccagaatctctggggtgggtCTGAGAAGTCTGCATTTATTACAGCCCTGGACCTGGACGGTCATTGGGTTTAGGAACCTGAactctctttcctccctcttccgGTTCTTAGGGACGAAGGAGTGATGATTTTAATGCTCTATGTGCAAATGTCTAAATGCAAACGTCATTTGAGTGGAAGTATTTTCTATCAGTCTTGATAACTGGCTCTAAATGGTTCCAATCGGTCACTTCACCCAGGAATCCAAGgggcacacatgcacacgtgtgcacacacgcacaGGCGCACGGGGCCCAGGGCCCCCCGCTTAGCAGTTtgccaggaagccaggccccgGGGCCTATCACAATCTCGAAAGAATGCCCAGTCCCCCGAGAGGCTCATGGTCAGTGGTCTGGCGGCAAGGAGGTGTCAGCTGGTGGTCACAGGTGGCGGGCTGCTTCCCAGACGATCTGTAGGGCCATGGAGGCGCAGGGGAGCTGGGCCAGGGTGTAGGCCAGGGAGCGGGTGGGCGCCCGCAGCTTCCCCAGGTAGGCCACGGTGTGCACCATGCGGCCCAGGAAGAAGACGAGGAAGTGCATCCGGGCCACGAAAGGGTCGGGCCCCAGGAAGGAGTAGACGAGGcccaggaacaggaaggggtAGATGGTCTCCATGTCGTTCCGGTGGGCTCTGGGAAGGCAAGGGGGTGCGGTCAGCCAGGTGTCTGCTTTGAGAATATCacagaagctggggccctctgCCCTGAGAGGCCCCACACGGCTGGGGATCATCTCAGGGGCGCCAGAGTCGAGTCCCTTCACGGCTAGGACAGGGAGAGACCCCAAAGGTGGGAGGGACAGCAACTCCAAGCTCCTATTAGTGGGCTAGGAGCCATGATAGGCTGCTGGCTGGGGTTTTCTTACCAAGCCCTAGGGCTGGCCGGGACACGGCCCCTGCCACACTCTCGCCATCTTCCCATCTGGCCTTGGATGCCAGGCAGGAAAAGTGGGGCTCAGCGGGGTGAGTGACAGctgggaaggagcctgggtctgaCTCGAGCCCATGGTCTTTACCACTGAGGCAGCTGTGAGGTGCCCTCCTTCCAAATGCAGGTTCCTGGGCCCTTCTGAGGGGGATGGCCTAGAACCTGGGAGCATGCATCTGAAATCCACGCCTGGCTCTGTCTTATTCTGCCCCTAAATATAAGCAAACCCCCCTCCCTCTTTCAgggaaaataataacaagaacaGCGTCCACCCACTGGAGCCAACCAGTTGCTGGACCCTGGCAAAGCTCTCCATTTCATCCCTGCTATccagtttcttttttgtttaaaatcatcaagtgtgtgagtgtgtggtgtgtatggggggtggggggctgtgtATAACTCTGCCATAAATAAATGACCAAGAAAGAAAACTCACCCCCTTCTCCTAAGAGTCGGTTTACATTTTCCATGACTCCTGCTAATGGGCAGCTTCCCTTACAGAGGGTGGGGAGGTCGAGTCCCATAAATTAGAGACTGAGCAAGTGGCTGAGCCCTAGATGGCATGTTGGAAGCTCAAATAAATAGGAATCCAGTGCCCGGCCCATGACCTCCCCCAAGGACAGGCCATGTGTGTGAGGCACGGGGACACTGCTGGAACCGAAGCCCCCTCTCCAGGCCTTCCGGCTGGAATGCATTTCCCCAATGCTGCGCCAATGGGCCAGGCCCAGCCAGCAGCCCCGGTGTGGTGACTTGCTGTAgagtcctcctcttccctcccacttGCAAGGAGAGCCTTAGGCAAAGGCCATGGTATGTGGCCTGATGGAAAGGAATTGGGCTGGACAGGGCAGGGAAGAGGCCTGCAGCACTTGGCCGCCCAGTGTTGTAGGGGTCTCTGCAGCATGACTGGAGTGGGTGTGGTCAGGGAAGGAGACTGCACTCAGGCACTGCAGCCTGAATGATAAGGGGCTATCTGTGCAGGGGAAGAACTTTCCAGGGAAAGGGATGGGCACATGCAAAGGCACCGAGGTGGGaatgagcataatgttttcaaggcacAGAAAAGTGACCCATGTGGCTGAAGTGTGGTGCACAGAGGGAGTAAGGCAGCATAAGAGCGGGAGACAGGCCTTGTGAAGCAGGATTCTGGAATTCAATCTGAGTGTACAAAAGCTCCCGTAAACCCAGCAGGGCCTGGATCTGTCTCAGGTCAAACTCAGGACATGGCAGTTGGTGTCTTTGTCCCCATGTCCTGGAGCCAACATGAGcctcccttctccttttctcccaaATCTCCACCTGGGGACCCAGCCACAGGGAAAGCAAGTCTGCGGGAGGGTGGGCCTCACCCAGCTGGGCAAAGGCTGCTGGCTCCCATGCCAGAGAGAGGCGGGCCCTGGCCAGATCTTGGCTGCAGGGAAGGAGAGGCAGAAACTGAGGGCCGGTGCCCTCCAGTTCCCCAGTCGAGCAAGTCCCTCCCCTGACTTGTGAGCTATGAGGGAGGAGGCAGCAAGTGTTCCTCTCAAACCACTCTGCCCTGCGGAAATGGAGCTGAGTATACCAACGTCCCCCATTCCCTGTTAGAGGGACACCCTTGGAAAACCCATTTTAGATGAAGTCAGTGTGTCCCAGAACGGGGTCTGCCTCCCACAGGTGCCCAACGAGATGGTGCCACCTGGATGAGTATTTTTGTCATACTTTTGTATTTATCTGAAACTATCAGAAAAGCATAACTAGCCTCGGAAACCCATTCATTCAGATACTTTTCCTTAaagtatgtatttatattttaagagtGAGTCCGTTTTTAGAAAGCTGCTGAGAGAATCGTTGGCCAAACCCCAAAGAGCAGGTGAGAGAAAGATGCCGGGGAAacagggcagagaggagggatAGGATGGGAGAGGTTCACGGCCGGCGGGCAGCGGGCCTGCTCTCCGGGGCAGGACCCAGggatggggaggggcagccctcgcAGAAAACCACGCATTGGGTGCTGAGCCCCATCAATTGGGACTAGAGGACTCAGAGCCCACCAGTGATGGGGGAGAGGTGGCTGGGAGCTGAGAAACTCCTAAAGCTCTGACGTTCagcccctggggctggcccagccccCCTCCTCTCTCTGGTATGTCTCAGACCACAGTGGGGGCCCACACGAAGCCACAGGTGGTGCCAGGGACAAGGAGAGGTGGGGAAACCAGGGATGATGCAACAaaacccctcccctcctccccaccccaggatCTGAACGAGACACATGGAAGGAGTCACGTATGGGAGAGGCGCTTGGGCAAAACGTGGCGTTCCAATAATAACCACTTTTTTAAGGCAAAAGTCACCCAAAGCAAATTCCTGCTAGACTGGACTTGCAGAGTCGACTGGACTTGCAGAGCCGACTGGACTTGCAGAGCCGCCCGCGGCCccaggctgcccctccccctcagcaGACAAGGTAACAGCCGCCCAGGGTATCAAGTgacagggtggggagagggagacctGCAGTGACCCCCAGGCATCCCGGGCAGGCA encodes the following:
- the PTGES gene encoding prostaglandin E synthase, whose protein sequence is MPPSSLAMVSGQALPAFLLCSTLLVIKMYAVAVITGQVRLRKKAFANPEDALRHGGLQYCRNDQDVERCLRAHRNDMETIYPFLFLGLVYSFLGPDPFVARMHFLVFFLGRMVHTVAYLGKLRAPTRSLAYTLAQLPCASMALQIVWEAARHL